In Microbacterium sp. SLBN-146, one genomic interval encodes:
- the dnaJ gene encoding molecular chaperone DnaJ has product MADHYEVLGVSREASTDEIKKAYRRLARELHPDVNPGEDASERFKLVTHAYDVLSDPDQRARYDMGGSDSPFGGGAAGFGGFGDIFETFFGGAGGGRQGRPRSRRERGQDALVRVTLDLGDVVFGVHRDIDVDTAIVCDTCDGSCCQPGTTPVTCDICHGSGHVQRQVRSLLGNVVTSQPCNVCQGYGTTIPYPCATCQGQGRVRSRRTVSLDIPAGVETGLRLQLPGSGEVGPAGGPNGDLYVEINVTPHPVFSRDGDDVLATLDVSMPDAVLGTTTTIDSLDGPVELEIRPGVQAGDILTIKGRGITPLRGSQRGDLKVGVHVVTPTRLDHKERALIEDFAKRTKPPAPKLAEFHQGLFSKLRDRFRNG; this is encoded by the coding sequence GTGGCTGACCACTACGAGGTCCTCGGCGTCTCGCGAGAAGCGAGCACCGACGAGATCAAGAAGGCGTATCGGCGCCTGGCGCGGGAACTGCACCCCGACGTCAATCCGGGGGAGGACGCCTCAGAGCGATTCAAGCTGGTGACGCACGCGTACGACGTGCTGAGCGATCCCGATCAGCGCGCACGCTATGACATGGGCGGTTCGGATTCGCCCTTCGGTGGCGGCGCAGCAGGCTTCGGCGGCTTCGGTGACATCTTCGAGACGTTCTTCGGCGGAGCGGGCGGAGGCCGACAGGGGCGCCCGCGGTCTCGTCGCGAGCGCGGTCAGGACGCGCTCGTGCGCGTCACGCTCGACCTGGGTGACGTCGTCTTCGGCGTCCACCGCGACATCGATGTCGACACGGCCATCGTGTGCGACACCTGCGACGGTTCCTGCTGTCAGCCGGGGACGACGCCTGTCACCTGCGACATCTGCCATGGGTCAGGTCACGTGCAGCGTCAGGTGCGGAGCCTTCTCGGCAACGTCGTCACGAGCCAGCCGTGCAACGTGTGCCAGGGCTACGGCACGACGATCCCTTACCCCTGCGCGACGTGCCAAGGACAGGGACGCGTCCGTTCACGACGCACCGTATCGCTCGACATCCCCGCGGGCGTCGAGACGGGGCTCCGCCTCCAGCTTCCCGGCTCGGGCGAAGTCGGTCCCGCGGGCGGGCCGAACGGTGACCTGTACGTCGAGATCAACGTCACCCCGCATCCCGTCTTCAGTCGTGACGGCGACGACGTCCTCGCGACGCTCGATGTCTCGATGCCGGATGCCGTCCTCGGCACGACGACGACGATCGACTCGCTCGACGGGCCCGTCGAGCTCGAGATCCGGCCGGGCGTGCAGGCGGGCGACATCCTGACGATCAAGGGGCGCGGAATCACGCCTCTTCGCGGGTCGCAGCGCGGGGATCTGAAGGTCGGGGTCCACGTCGTGACGCCGACGCGCCTCGACCACAAGGAGCGCGCACTCATCGAAGACTTCGCAAAGCGCACGAAGCCGCCCGCTCCGAAGCTCGCCGAGTTCCATCAAGGTCTCTTCTCCAAACTGCGCGACCGCTTCCGGAACGGATAA
- the lepA gene encoding translation elongation factor 4, which yields MSPRALKPLEPSATPPELLRNFCIIAHIDHGKSTLADRMLQTTGVVSDRDMRAQYLDRMDIERERGITIKSQAVRMPWQVNGTTYALNMIDTPGHVDFTYEVSRSLAACEGAILLVDAAQGIEAQTLANLYLALENDLQIIPVLNKIDLPAADPEKYAKELASLIGGKPEDVLRVSGKTGLGVEELLDHVVDLIPAPKGDPDAPSRAMIFDSVYDSYRGVITYVRMIDGSLTPRERIQMMSTRATHELLEIGVSSPEPTPTKGLGVGEVGYLITGVKDVRQSKVGDTVTNAQRPSKEALPGYTDPKPMVFSGLYPIDGSDYPVLREALDKLKLSDASLNYEPETSVALGFGFRCGFLGLLHLEIITERLEREFGLDLISTAPSVTYEVKTDDNKMFVVTNPSEFPSGTKIASVTEPMVKAAILAPKDYVGTIMELCQSRRGTLLGMEFLGEDRVEIRYAMPLGEIVFDFFDHLKSKTAGYASLDYEPDGDQEADLVKVDILLQGEAVDAFSAIVHRDKAYAYGVLMTERLKKLIPRQQFEVPIQAAIGARIIARESIRAMRKDVLAKCYGGDISRKRKLLEKQKEGKKRMKMVGRVEVPQEAFIAALSGDVEGKGAK from the coding sequence ATGTCACCGCGCGCACTGAAGCCTCTCGAGCCGTCTGCCACGCCGCCCGAGCTCCTTCGCAATTTCTGCATCATCGCCCACATCGACCACGGCAAGTCGACGCTGGCGGATCGGATGCTGCAGACGACGGGCGTCGTCTCCGATCGCGACATGCGTGCGCAGTATCTCGACCGCATGGACATCGAGCGCGAACGCGGCATCACGATCAAGTCGCAGGCGGTGCGGATGCCGTGGCAGGTGAACGGCACGACATACGCCCTGAATATGATCGACACGCCCGGGCACGTCGACTTCACGTATGAGGTCAGCCGCTCGCTTGCCGCGTGCGAAGGGGCGATCCTGCTCGTCGACGCCGCCCAGGGCATCGAGGCGCAGACCCTCGCGAACCTCTACCTGGCACTCGAGAATGATCTGCAGATCATCCCGGTGCTCAACAAAATCGACCTGCCGGCGGCCGATCCCGAGAAGTATGCGAAGGAACTCGCGAGCCTCATCGGGGGCAAGCCCGAGGATGTCCTGCGGGTCAGCGGCAAGACCGGTCTCGGCGTCGAAGAGCTGCTCGACCACGTCGTCGACCTGATCCCCGCCCCCAAGGGCGATCCCGACGCCCCGTCTCGGGCGATGATCTTCGACTCCGTGTACGACTCGTACCGCGGTGTCATCACGTACGTGCGAATGATCGACGGATCGCTCACCCCTCGTGAGCGCATCCAGATGATGTCGACGCGGGCGACCCACGAGCTTCTCGAGATCGGCGTGTCGTCACCCGAGCCGACCCCGACGAAGGGGCTCGGCGTCGGCGAAGTGGGCTACCTGATCACGGGAGTGAAGGACGTACGCCAGTCCAAGGTCGGCGACACCGTCACGAACGCGCAGCGGCCATCGAAGGAGGCGCTGCCCGGCTACACGGACCCGAAGCCGATGGTCTTCTCGGGGCTGTACCCCATCGACGGGAGCGACTATCCGGTGCTCCGAGAGGCCCTCGACAAGCTGAAGCTGTCGGATGCCTCGCTCAACTACGAGCCCGAGACGTCGGTCGCGCTGGGCTTCGGCTTCCGCTGCGGGTTCCTCGGTCTCCTGCACCTGGAGATCATCACAGAGCGTCTCGAGCGCGAGTTCGGCCTCGACCTCATCTCGACCGCGCCGTCCGTGACCTACGAGGTCAAGACCGACGACAACAAGATGTTCGTCGTCACGAACCCGAGCGAATTCCCGTCGGGGACCAAGATCGCGAGCGTGACCGAGCCGATGGTGAAGGCGGCGATCCTCGCGCCGAAGGATTACGTCGGCACGATCATGGAGCTCTGTCAGTCCCGTCGCGGAACGCTGCTCGGGATGGAGTTCCTCGGCGAGGACCGCGTCGAGATCCGGTACGCGATGCCGCTCGGCGAGATCGTCTTCGACTTCTTCGATCACCTCAAGTCGAAGACCGCCGGCTACGCGTCGCTGGATTATGAGCCGGACGGCGACCAGGAGGCGGATCTCGTCAAGGTCGACATCCTGCTTCAGGGTGAGGCCGTCGATGCGTTCAGTGCGATCGTCCACCGCGACAAGGCATACGCGTACGGCGTGCTGATGACCGAACGCCTGAAGAAGCTCATCCCGCGCCAGCAGTTCGAAGTGCCGATCCAGGCTGCGATCGGCGCGCGCATCATCGCCCGCGAGTCCATCAGAGCCATGCGCAAGGACGTGCTCGCGAAGTGCTACGGCGGTGACATCAGCCGCAAGCGCAAGCTCCTCGAGAAGCAGAAGGAGGGCAAGAAGCGCATGAAGATGGTCGGCCGCGTCGAAGTGCCCCAGGAGGCGTTCATCGCCGCCCTCTCGGGGGACGTCGAGGGCAAGGGCGCGAAGTAG
- a CDS encoding 16S rRNA (uracil(1498)-N(3))-methyltransferase, translating into MPLHFLLDEPIHAGPGEDVVLTGAEAHHAATVRRVRVGETVTVGDGRGGWVTGECVAVASREVVVRVTAREDVAPAHPRIVLVQALAKGDRDELAIQAATELGVDEIVPWQAARSVSRWDATKAVKGRDRWAGIVREAAKQAHRAWVPDVAELVTTKQAAARAGACDVLVLDPSAPTPLTRHALSRERDLVLVVGPEGGIAPEELALFSDAGATLVRLGDTVLRTSTAGPAALAVVSAALDRW; encoded by the coding sequence ATGCCGCTGCACTTCCTCCTCGACGAGCCCATCCACGCGGGGCCCGGCGAGGACGTCGTCCTGACCGGCGCCGAGGCCCACCACGCCGCAACCGTGCGGCGTGTGCGCGTCGGCGAGACCGTCACGGTGGGTGATGGCCGGGGAGGCTGGGTGACGGGGGAGTGCGTCGCGGTCGCGTCGCGCGAAGTCGTCGTCCGGGTGACGGCGCGAGAGGACGTCGCTCCGGCACATCCGCGTATCGTGCTCGTGCAGGCGCTCGCGAAGGGCGACCGCGACGAACTCGCGATTCAGGCGGCGACCGAGCTCGGCGTCGACGAGATCGTCCCGTGGCAAGCGGCGCGGAGCGTGTCCCGATGGGATGCCACGAAAGCCGTCAAAGGCCGCGACCGCTGGGCGGGAATCGTCCGTGAGGCGGCGAAGCAGGCTCACCGCGCGTGGGTGCCCGATGTCGCGGAACTCGTGACCACGAAGCAGGCGGCGGCCCGAGCCGGTGCGTGCGACGTCCTCGTCCTCGATCCGAGCGCCCCCACCCCGCTCACACGGCACGCGCTGTCGCGCGAGCGCGACCTCGTCCTCGTCGTCGGTCCGGAGGGCGGCATCGCCCCCGAGGAGCTCGCTCTCTTCTCGGATGCCGGTGCGACACTCGTCCGCCTGGGAGACACCGTGCTGCGAACCTCCACTGCAGGACCCGCCGCCCTCGCGGTCGTGAGCGCCGCCCTCGATCGGTGGTGA
- the hrcA gene encoding heat-inducible transcriptional repressor HrcA, which yields MVSERGLQVLRAIVQDYVGSREPVGSKAIVERHAFGVSAATIRNDMALLEDEELITAPHTSSGRVPTDKGYRVFVDHLAELRPLSGAQRTAISTFLDGPGDLDDVLARTVRVLTQLTGQVAIVQYPSFARATVTHVELVQLGGGRMLVVVVTDTGRVSQRMVFVRSEFDDDGLARVRASLGDLLVGHPVREALLRVGDHLTAHETSASDDEAATSAIARVVAEELEEFRQDRLVLAGSANLARSESDFRGSIYPLLEAIEEQVTLLRLMSEMVADEHGLAASIGRENEPFGLAEASVVASDYDSTGARARVGVLGPTRMDYPTNLAAVRAVARYLSRLLDEDETAR from the coding sequence ATGGTCAGCGAACGAGGACTGCAGGTGCTGCGGGCGATCGTGCAGGACTATGTCGGCAGTCGCGAGCCCGTCGGCAGCAAGGCGATCGTCGAGCGACACGCATTCGGGGTCTCTGCCGCGACGATCCGCAATGACATGGCGCTCCTCGAGGACGAGGAGCTCATCACCGCCCCGCACACGTCGTCCGGAAGAGTTCCGACCGACAAGGGTTACCGCGTCTTCGTCGATCACCTCGCGGAACTCCGCCCTCTCTCGGGCGCACAGCGCACCGCCATCTCCACGTTCCTCGACGGGCCCGGAGACCTCGACGACGTGCTCGCCCGCACCGTCCGTGTGCTCACGCAGCTCACGGGGCAGGTTGCGATCGTCCAGTACCCGTCCTTCGCACGCGCCACCGTGACGCACGTCGAGCTCGTCCAGCTCGGGGGCGGGCGCATGCTCGTCGTCGTCGTGACAGACACGGGGCGCGTCTCTCAGCGCATGGTCTTCGTGCGTTCCGAGTTCGACGACGACGGACTCGCGCGGGTCCGCGCGTCGCTCGGCGACCTTCTCGTCGGCCACCCCGTACGCGAAGCCCTGCTCCGGGTCGGCGACCACCTGACCGCACACGAGACGTCAGCGTCCGACGACGAGGCGGCAACGTCGGCTATCGCGCGCGTCGTGGCCGAAGAACTCGAGGAGTTCCGTCAGGACCGACTGGTCCTCGCAGGATCGGCGAACCTCGCTCGCAGCGAGTCCGACTTCCGGGGCAGTATCTACCCGCTTCTCGAAGCGATCGAAGAGCAGGTGACCCTCTTGCGGCTGATGAGCGAAATGGTCGCCGACGAACATGGACTCGCCGCCAGCATCGGGCGCGAGAACGAGCCGTTCGGACTCGCGGAGGCGTCCGTCGTCGCGAGCGACTACGACTCGACGGGCGCGCGTGCCCGCGTGGGCGTGCTCGGCCCGACACGCATGGACTACCCCACGAACCTCGCGGCGGTCCGGGCTGTGGCCCGGTACCTCTCGCGGCTGCTGGACGAAGACGAGACCGCACGCTGA
- a CDS encoding DUF1990 family protein: MRRGNFRDETVDYAAVGATQAPDLLHFPPERSIPAEQSWRIGSGEARFLSAGESLLSWAAQRGAGLSIHDVRPASGPMYSGVSFDAEGNAVAPSRTETEQRFDADGTPFVAGGTTVRVEGRAGAYNVSGELRVIFAVEEQRRIGFALGTVGGSVVSGEESFMLDWHDNDEVWFTVRAFDAPASFVYRLIPAFTRRRRRELFSRYLRAISPLYTTSP; encoded by the coding sequence ATGCGCCGCGGAAACTTCCGAGACGAGACCGTCGACTATGCCGCGGTCGGAGCCACTCAGGCGCCCGACCTCCTGCACTTCCCGCCCGAGCGGAGCATCCCCGCCGAGCAGTCCTGGCGGATCGGCAGCGGCGAGGCGCGGTTCCTCTCTGCCGGCGAATCCCTGTTGTCGTGGGCAGCGCAGCGCGGAGCGGGTCTCAGCATCCACGACGTCCGTCCCGCGTCGGGGCCTATGTACTCCGGTGTGAGCTTCGACGCTGAAGGCAACGCCGTCGCTCCGAGCCGCACCGAGACAGAGCAGAGGTTCGACGCAGACGGCACGCCGTTCGTCGCGGGCGGCACAACCGTGCGCGTGGAGGGGCGTGCCGGTGCGTACAACGTGTCCGGCGAGCTGCGGGTCATCTTCGCCGTCGAGGAGCAGCGTCGCATCGGATTCGCGCTGGGAACGGTCGGTGGGTCCGTCGTGAGCGGCGAGGAGTCGTTCATGCTCGATTGGCACGACAACGACGAAGTATGGTTCACGGTCCGGGCGTTCGACGCGCCGGCATCCTTCGTGTATCGACTCATCCCCGCCTTCACACGGCGACGTCGTCGTGAACTCTTCTCGCGCTATCTCCGCGCGATCTCGCCCCTGTACACGACGTCGCCGTAG
- a CDS encoding HIT domain-containing protein — protein MSEPSIFTRILQGEIPSEIIAETDNAFAIRDIAPQAPVHLLVIPKTQEYRNVVELAAGDPALLAEVVGLANSVAAEHAGGDFRLVFNTGASAGQTVFHVHAHVLAGDLDEKSVGG, from the coding sequence ATGAGTGAGCCGTCGATCTTCACCAGGATCCTGCAGGGCGAGATCCCTTCCGAGATCATCGCGGAGACCGACAACGCGTTCGCGATCCGCGACATCGCACCCCAAGCGCCCGTTCACCTCCTCGTGATCCCCAAGACGCAGGAGTACCGCAACGTCGTGGAACTCGCGGCGGGCGATCCCGCGCTCCTGGCAGAGGTGGTGGGGCTCGCCAACTCCGTCGCGGCCGAACACGCCGGCGGCGACTTCCGCCTCGTCTTCAACACGGGGGCCAGCGCAGGCCAGACCGTGTTCCACGTGCACGCCCACGTCCTCGCGGGCGACCTCGACGAGAAGAGCGTCGGTGGCTGA
- the hemW gene encoding radical SAM family heme chaperone HemW: MGSALPLADPVPAGGPIPPGTTVDASTAFGAYLHVPFCRVRCGYCDFNTYTATELRGARQDDYADTLLREVEQARRLLSTAGELRPASTVFFGGGTPTLLPAGDLGRMLAGVVDAFGLVDGAEVTVEANPDTVTDAVATELAESGVTRLSIGMQSAVPHVLRALDRTHDPANVATAVAAARHAGLDVSLDLIYGAPGETLEDWRISLETALALAPDHISAYALIVEDGTKLARQIRRGEVPMPDDDVQADMYELADDLLGAGGYDWYEVSNWSRGTEHRSRHNLAYWTGADWWGFGPGAHSHVAGTRFWNVKHPAAYAQRLASDATPAIGRETPDAAARDLERVLLRTRIREGLPVSALQDEGRHAVAALIADGLVDGPAAVRGRIVLTRRGRLLADAVVRALTE, encoded by the coding sequence ATGGGTTCCGCCCTCCCGCTCGCCGATCCGGTGCCTGCCGGCGGACCGATCCCTCCGGGGACGACCGTCGACGCCTCGACCGCCTTCGGCGCATACCTCCATGTCCCGTTCTGTCGCGTGCGGTGCGGCTACTGCGACTTCAACACCTACACGGCGACGGAGCTGCGCGGAGCGCGGCAGGACGACTACGCCGACACGCTGCTGCGAGAGGTGGAGCAGGCGCGTCGTCTGCTCTCGACCGCGGGGGAGCTGCGACCGGCATCCACCGTCTTCTTCGGTGGGGGCACACCGACGCTCCTTCCGGCCGGAGACCTCGGTCGGATGCTCGCGGGCGTCGTCGATGCGTTCGGACTCGTCGACGGAGCGGAGGTGACGGTCGAGGCGAACCCCGACACCGTGACGGATGCCGTCGCGACCGAGCTCGCGGAATCCGGCGTCACCCGCCTCTCGATCGGGATGCAGTCCGCCGTCCCGCACGTCCTCCGGGCCCTGGATCGCACGCACGATCCTGCAAACGTGGCAACCGCCGTCGCCGCCGCGCGCCACGCCGGTCTCGATGTGAGTCTCGATCTCATCTACGGCGCTCCCGGCGAGACGCTGGAGGACTGGCGCATCTCGCTCGAAACAGCACTCGCGCTGGCTCCCGACCACATCTCCGCGTACGCCCTCATCGTCGAAGACGGAACGAAGCTCGCGCGGCAGATCAGACGCGGCGAGGTGCCGATGCCCGACGACGACGTCCAGGCGGACATGTACGAGCTGGCCGATGACCTGCTCGGTGCGGGCGGATACGACTGGTACGAGGTCTCGAACTGGTCGCGCGGGACCGAACACCGATCTCGCCACAATCTCGCGTACTGGACGGGAGCGGACTGGTGGGGCTTCGGTCCAGGAGCCCACAGCCATGTCGCCGGAACCCGCTTCTGGAACGTGAAGCACCCCGCGGCGTACGCACAGCGACTGGCCTCGGACGCGACGCCTGCCATCGGCAGAGAGACACCGGATGCTGCGGCGCGCGACCTCGAGCGAGTGCTCCTTCGTACGCGAATCCGCGAAGGCCTGCCGGTGAGCGCGCTCCAGGACGAGGGGCGGCACGCCGTCGCGGCGCTCATTGCGGACGGCCTCGTCGACGGGCCTGCCGCCGTCCGGGGTCGGATCGTGCTGACGCGCCGGGGCCGATTGCTCGCCGACGCGGTCGTCCGGGCGCTGACAGAGTGA